CCAGCGGATCGAGCGGGCCGAGGACGGCGAGTAACGAGGTCGCTGGCGGTCCGACGGGGTCACTTCGCCGGTCTCGGCGGGAGTCACTGCCGGGGGCAGACCCCGGTGGCCTGTGGCTCAGTCGTCCGCGATGAACTGGGCCGCGCGCTCGCGAACCGTTTCGGGCGGGAGTGGCTGGTCGAACGCGGCGGGGAACCCGACTTCGCCCCCGACCGTCCTGACGAAGGAAGCGTGGCGCCCCTCGACGCTGTGGATGCTCAGCGCGGGCGGCACGAGGTCCGGGTCCTCGATGGCTGGGGCCGCTCCGGCGTAGGCCGCGACACCCGTGTCCTCGAGAACTGCAGCCGTTGCGAGGAACTCCTCGGCGTCGGTGACCGCGGACCCGAATTCGAAGTCGGGTTCAGCCACCGGGTCTTCGCCCAGGTCCTCGACGACGCTCTCGAGAGTTTCTGCGTGGGTCTCCTCCTGGTCCCTGATGATCTCCAGGTCGTCGACGATCCGGTCCCGATTTTCCGCGTCGAGGTCCTCGACCGGACTGACCGCCAGGAGATCGCTCTCGTCGAGGTTGTCGAGGGCTCGATCGTAGAACTCGGCCTCCAGGAACTCGAGCGTGAGGGCGTAATTCAGGATCTCGACGTCGTCCTCGAAGGTGTCTTCGTCGACGACCGCCGACGGCGGAGTGTCGCCGTCCCCGTCTTCGTCGTCGTCATCGTGTGCGAGCACCGGTTGCACTCCGATCGCACTTCCCAGAGCGATACCACCGACGACGCCGGCGGACCCGCTGAGGAACCGCCGCCTGGACCCGGCCGATTCGGTATCTCCGTCACGTTTCGTTTCGCTGCTGTCAGTATCGTACGTCACTCCAGTGACGGAGGACCGCGCCCCCATTGTAATGAAGGAGCTTTGAACGCTCCCGGGGAGCGGCTCCGCAGACGCCGTCCGAGTAAGGGAAGCTAGTCGACCAATCCGTGGACCGGCTTCGGGGTCGCGCTGTCCGGACCTAAGCCGGACTTAGCTCCGAGAGCTGTCACCGAGCCGGCCGCTGGCGCAGGTGACCACCCGTTTGGGCCGGGTTCCGGTCTCAACTCGCCCGCTTCTGAATCTCTTCTCGCAACACTTCGCTGACGAGGTCGCCGTCGGCCTGCCCGCGAAGCGCGCCCATGCACTCGCCCATCAGCCCCGAGAAGGCCTGCATTCCCTCCTCGTCCACCTGCTCGGCGTTGCGCTCGACGACTTCCACGACCGCCTCGCGGACCTCGTCCTCTCCGGCGCTGCCGAGGTCCTCCTCGTCGGCGGCTTCCGCGGCCGAGTAGTCGGGGTTCTCCGCCAGCGCGGTGAGGAGGTCCGGGACGCCCTCCTTCGCGATCTCCTCCGCGGCGAGCAGGTCGAACACGCCCCGGAAGTGCTCGTCCGTCAGGTTCTCGACCGGCACGTCGTCGCGGCGCAGTTCCGTCACGTCGGACTCGACGGTTCGCGCCGCGAGGTTCGGGTCGACGCCCATCTCGACGGCCGCCTCGAACAGGTCCCAGCGGCGACCGTAGGCCACCTGCTCGGCGACGCCCTCGCCGAGACCGTGGTCGGCCTGGTAGCGCTCGACCTTCTCGGTGAGTAACTCGGGCGTCTCGACCTCGGCGGGGTCCGGTTCGACCGGCGGCACGTCCGTTTCGGGGTACATCCGCGCCGCGCCGGGGAGCGGTCGGAGGTAGCGGGAGGTGCCGTCCTCGTTGGCGTCCCGGGTCTCCTCGGGAACCCCGTCCATCGCGGTCTCTGCGCGCTCGGCGACGGCCTCGATGGCCATCTCGGCCGTCTCGGGGTCGTCAGCGACGATCGCGACCGCGTCCTCGGGTTCGGCATCCACGGCGTCCCGGAGGGCGTCGACCTCCTCGTCGGTGACGCCGTAGGCCGGCAGTTCGTCGGTGTGGAAGATGCCGCCCGCGCCGTGGCGCTTGGCGTGATCGGAGAATTCCGTTCCAAGGCGGCGGTCCGGCTGGATCTCCCGGCCGACGATCCCGTCGAAGCCCTCGAGGCGAACCGCTCGGACGACGCCGCCCGAGGACAGGGCACCGCCGATGACGCCCGAGTCCGTGTCTGCTCGCGGGCTTTGCCCGCTCGCATGGTCCGAGGCGCTTCGCGCCTCGCTATCCTCGAAGACCTCGGTCACGTCCTGTGGATCGCCGACTGCAGCGTTTCGCTCGTTCAGTTCGTCTGCGATCTCGACCAGTTCGACCTGCCGCCGGACCTCGTTGCGCACGAGGTCGTCGATGTCGTCGAGGCTCTGGACGCCCTTCATCTCGATGCGCGCGCCGTCGGCGATGGAGACGTTCACGTCCTGGCGGATGGTTCCCAGGCCGCGCTTGACCTGCCCGGTCGAGCGCAGGAGCATCCCGATCCGTTTCGCCGCCTCCTTGGCCTGTTCGGGCGAGCGAATGTCCGGTTTGGTCCCGATCTCGACGAGGGGAATGCCCAGGCGATCGAGGCTGAACCGGACGCCCACCTCGGTCTCTTCGACGCGCTGGCAGGACTCCTCCTCGAGCAGCATGTCCTCGATGCCGACCGGACCCTCGCTGGTCTCGATCTGCCCGTCGTTGGCGACCAGCATCGATCGCTGGAAGCCGGTCGTGTTGGAGCCGTCGACGACGATCTTGCGCATGACGTTGACCTGGTCGACGACCTGCATGTCGAGCAGTTGGGCGATCTCCATGGTCGTCTCCATGGCTTCCCCGTCGACGCGGTGGGGCGGCTCGTCGTCCTCCTCGACCAGACAGGTGGTATCGTAGGCGAGGTACTCGAACTCGCGGTCGACGCGGCTCTCCTCGAGGGCGGCGTCGTCGATCTCTCCCAGTTCGGACTTGGTGGGGTGGAGATAGCGGGTGAACCGACGCGTCGACTCGGCGGGGTCGCGCAGCGCGGTCGGACACGCGCAGAACAGTTTCGTCTCGGTGTCGAGTTGCTGGTGGATCTCCAGTCCGGCCACCAGCCCCAGTTCCTCGTAGTCGAAGGCGTCCGCGTCAGTCATTGCGCGAACCTGCGGGGCCGGCGGTCAAAAAACGCACCCTTCCGGCCAGCGCGTCGGCTGTCGGTCCGCAACCCGTCGGCGTCGGCGGACTGATAAATCGCCTCGGAACCGACGAGACAGGGGCTTGGGCGTGCCACTGTAACGGAGAGGGGATGACCGAGGAACTCGCCGACGAGGTCGAGCGCGTACTGGAGCTGCCGACGGAGGAACTCACCGAGGAACTGCCCGCCGTCCTCGACGCGATCGAGGGCCAGGTGGAGGTCCTCGCCCTCCAGAACCCCCTCCTCCTGTCCGACGTGATCGACCGCGTCGGCGACGTCGACGTGGCCGAGTTCGCCGCCGAGAACCCCGATACCGTCGACCAGTTCCAGGAACTGCAGTGGCAGGGCGTCGAACTCCTCGCGCAGTTCAGCCCCGACGTCCAGCAGTCCATCGAACAGGACACGATCGTCAACTTCGAGGCCACCGACGCCCCGATGGCGAGCCACCTCGAACTCGACGCCGACGAGGGCGACGTCTCCGGCGGCGCCGGCCTGCGCGAGGACCCCGACCTCGAGATCCGCGGCCCGGCCAACGTCCTGACCGACCTGACGACCGGGCAACTCGACCCCGTGAGCGGCTACGAGAACGGCGTGTTCGAGATGGAGGGCTCCGAGGCGACCGGCGATCAACTCGCGACGACGATGGGCAAGCTCGCGGAGAAACTGCCGGAGTGAATCGCCGTGACGGTCCGGCCTGTGTGCCGGCGACACGACCGAGCGCAGGGTAGCCCCAACGCCGTTCTCTCTCGGTCCGACTCCCGTAACTTCTCCGGCGGATCGCAGGCAGACCGTCGGGCCCGCTGTCGCTGGCAAGGCGACAGATAGCGGCCCCGCAATCGGCCGGTTTGGGCTGCGAAATCCCCTCGACTTTGATGTCGGGGGGGCACGTCG
Above is a genomic segment from Halorientalis sp. LT38 containing:
- a CDS encoding ferritin-like domain-containing protein; the protein is MLAHDDDDEDGDGDTPPSAVVDEDTFEDDVEILNYALTLEFLEAEFYDRALDNLDESDLLAVSPVEDLDAENRDRIVDDLEIIRDQEETHAETLESVVEDLGEDPVAEPDFEFGSAVTDAEEFLATAAVLEDTGVAAYAGAAPAIEDPDLVPPALSIHSVEGRHASFVRTVGGEVGFPAAFDQPLPPETVRERAAQFIADD
- the gatE gene encoding Glu-tRNA(Gln) amidotransferase subunit GatE, which produces MTDADAFDYEELGLVAGLEIHQQLDTETKLFCACPTALRDPAESTRRFTRYLHPTKSELGEIDDAALEESRVDREFEYLAYDTTCLVEEDDEPPHRVDGEAMETTMEIAQLLDMQVVDQVNVMRKIVVDGSNTTGFQRSMLVANDGQIETSEGPVGIEDMLLEEESCQRVEETEVGVRFSLDRLGIPLVEIGTKPDIRSPEQAKEAAKRIGMLLRSTGQVKRGLGTIRQDVNVSIADGARIEMKGVQSLDDIDDLVRNEVRRQVELVEIADELNERNAAVGDPQDVTEVFEDSEARSASDHASGQSPRADTDSGVIGGALSSGGVVRAVRLEGFDGIVGREIQPDRRLGTEFSDHAKRHGAGGIFHTDELPAYGVTDEEVDALRDAVDAEPEDAVAIVADDPETAEMAIEAVAERAETAMDGVPEETRDANEDGTSRYLRPLPGAARMYPETDVPPVEPDPAEVETPELLTEKVERYQADHGLGEGVAEQVAYGRRWDLFEAAVEMGVDPNLAARTVESDVTELRRDDVPVENLTDEHFRGVFDLLAAEEIAKEGVPDLLTALAENPDYSAAEAADEEDLGSAGEDEVREAVVEVVERNAEQVDEEGMQAFSGLMGECMGALRGQADGDLVSEVLREEIQKRAS
- a CDS encoding SCP2 sterol-binding domain-containing protein, whose translation is MTEELADEVERVLELPTEELTEELPAVLDAIEGQVEVLALQNPLLLSDVIDRVGDVDVAEFAAENPDTVDQFQELQWQGVELLAQFSPDVQQSIEQDTIVNFEATDAPMASHLELDADEGDVSGGAGLREDPDLEIRGPANVLTDLTTGQLDPVSGYENGVFEMEGSEATGDQLATTMGKLAEKLPE